In Osmia lignaria lignaria isolate PbOS001 chromosome 5, iyOsmLign1, whole genome shotgun sequence, a single genomic region encodes these proteins:
- the Cog8 gene encoding conserved oligomeric Golgi complex subunit 8 gives MDIETENVINLVFPDGIPESWKESPDFYQYLSKLGGYDVDQLNKEPDHLEDEKTLVLQTTQELAFSNYKTFIQTAESSREIFKQFNETENRLNGLVQKIPKFVERCQSFCDTSKDINTHRRINSLTLTRNAELLEVLEMPQLMESCLRSNQYNEALELSQYARQLGTKHGDIPIISSIVAEIENSWSGMVGQVVRSLREDLPLPRCLQLVGLLRSMDAFTESELRIKFLQARDSWLQNLLTAIPKDDPNLHVTKTIELSRIHLFNTITQYRAMFNDDELIIPGRDPTVNECAIFYHWLEEKISQFLITLEQDLPGVTSIDSILGQCTYFGLSFGRVGADFTGRMSDIFVRVIGEKFECNVHKTTKKFEKDMESFTLINKSQKTNVKMTTAIKSENPPEQLVEFYPLAEYCNGLILAFNEIRLCPPVALSVFCTNILQESLHTVTKSILLFYKQEQQAFTASERENMLRFTESLSDQLIPYVQYCIHAIFPPSQIAVHLGITENLLQKEGITYLNSKSILEPLAPLLPIPKNLKDSSSVTSSVTVSTVQSLMLPESSNEVSSASENTETNATAIQLEKMKISGSHSSAGQNTESPDSQQENVASTEDTKTDASSSSNNTLNQNR, from the exons atggacaTTGAAACTGAGAATGTTATAAATCTCGTTTTTCCTGACGGTATACCAG aaTCATGGAAAGAAAGTCCAGATTTTTACCAATACTTATCAAAGCTTGGTGGTTATGACGTTGATCAACTCA ATAAAGAACCTGACCATTTGGAGGATGAAAAAACTTTAGTGTTACAAACTACACAAGAACTtgcattttcaaattataaaaccTTTATTCAAACTGCAGAAAGTTCCAGGGAAATATTTAAACAA TTTAATGAGACTGAAAATCGACTTAATGGACTTGTACAAAAAATACCCAAATTCGTGGAGAGGTGCCAATCATTTTGTGATACTTCAAAAGATATAAATACACATAGAAGAATAAATAGTTTAACATTAACAAGAAATGCAGAGTTGCTTGAAGTGCTTGAAATGCCTCAATTAATGGAATCCTGTTTAAGAAGTAATCAGTACAATGAAGCATTGGAATTGTCTCAATATGCACGTCAATTAGGAACTAAGCATGGCGATATCCCAATCATATCG TCCATAGTGGCAGAAATTGAAAACAGTTGGTCAGGCATGGTAGGACAAGTTGTTAGATCATTGAGAGAAGATTTACCACTTCCGAGATGTTTACAACTTGTAGGATTACTAAGATCAATGGATGCCTTTACGGAATCAGAATTAAGGATCAAATTTCTACAAGCACGTGATAGTTGGCTTCAAAATCTTTTAACTGCTATACCTAAAGATGATC CTAATCTTCATGTTACAAAAACAATAGAACTATCCAGGATACATTTGTTTAATACAATAACACAGTATAGAGCTATGTTTAATGATGATGAACTTATAATACCAGGAAGAGATCCAACAGTAAATGAATGTGCTATATTTTATCATTGGCTTGAAGAAAAG atATCTCAGTTTTTAATAACTTTAGAACAAGATTTACCTGGTGTGACATCTATAGATTCCATTTTGGGCCAATGTACATATTTTGGTTTATCATTTGGTAGAGTAGGTGCTGATTTTACTGGGCGAATGTCTGATATATTTGTACGTGTTATTGGAGAAAAATTCGAGTGTAATGTTCATAAAACAaccaaaaaatttgaaaaagataTGGAATCATTtacgttaattaataaatcacaAAAGACTAATGTTAAAATGACTACTGCAATTAAATCA gAGAATCCACCAGAACAGTTGGTAGAATTCTATCCATTAGCTGAATATTGTAATGGTCTTATATTAGCTTTTAATGAAATACGACTTTGTCCACCAGTGgcactttctgttttttgtacaaatattttacAGGAGTCTTTACACACTGTGACAAAATCAatattacttttttataaacaaGAACAGCAA GCTTTTACAGCTTCGGAAAGAGAGAATATGCTTAGATTTACAGAAAGTTTAAGTGACCAACTAATTCCTTACGTACAGTATTGCATTCATGCTATTTTTCCACCAAGTCAAATTGCAGTTCACTTAGGCATTACAGagaatttattacaaaaagAG GGAATAACATATTTAAATAGTAAGAGTATATTAGAACCATTAGCTCCTTTATTACCAATTCCAAAAAATCTAAAAGATTCTTCGTCGGTCACTTCATCAGTTACCGTTTCTACTGTACAATCACTGATGTTACCAGAAAGTTCGAATGAAGTGTCATCGGCATCTGAAAATACAGAAACAAACGCAACTGCAATACAgttagaaaaaatgaaaatatctggATCACATTCGTCTGCAGGGCAAAACACTGAATCTCCTGATTCACAACAGGAAAACGTAGCATCAACTGAGGATACAAAGACGGATGCAAGTAGCTCAAGTAATAATACTTTAAATCAAAatagataa
- the LOC117609867 gene encoding chymotrypsinogen A: protein MNLRAGLAIVLFLLAEVDSAMLMIPRENHSASHRQPRAALLESSRVNSTLDGRKIVATTTGRIFNGKPSKRGSWPWQVSLQLLHPKLGFIGHWCGGVLIEPSWVVTAAHCIHNELFNLPIGALWTAVVGEWELDSGGRGSARLPVERVILHERFNNYMHDIALMKLARPAPLSKVVRTICLPDPEEELAKGQCIASGWGRYGPSQSLSTSLLEASVPLLDLEKCTQAYGKSVPLRSGHLCAGHTDGSSGSCVGDSGGPLQCRRADGVWQLAGVTSFGSGCARPGFPDVYTRIQYYVKWIRKIMKSHSNDDDDDAQFL from the exons ATGAATCTTCGTGCTGGACTGGCGATCGTTCTTTTCCTTCTTGCGGAGGTCGACAGTGCGATGCTGATGATCCCGAGGGAGAACCATTCTG CATCGCACAGGCAACCACGGGCGGCCCTATTGGAAAGTAGCAGGGTCAATTCTACCCTCGATGGAAGAAAAATTGTCGCGACCACAACTGGTCGAATATTCAATGGTAAACCAAGTAAGAGAGGATCCTGGCCATGGCAGGTTTCTCTTCAGCTGCTCCATCCGAAGCTAGGATTTATCGGTCACTGGTGCGGTGGTGTTCTCATTGAACCTAGCTGGGTCGTCACGGCCGCTCATTGCATTCATAA TGAACTTTTCAACTTGCCAATTGGTGCTTTATGGACAGCAGTTGTAGGAGAATGGGAGTTGGATTCCGGTGGAAGAGGTTCGGCTAGATTACCTGTTGAACGAGTGATCCTCCACGaaagatttaataattatatgcaCGATATTG CTTTGATGAAACTCGCTAGGCCAGCTCCTTTATCCAAGGTGGTGCGAACGATTTGCTTACCAGATCCAGAAGAAGAGCTTGCGAAAGGCCAGTGTATCGCTTCTGGTTGGGGTCGCTATGGACCCTCCCAATCACTTTCTACATCGCTTTTAGAAGCCTCGGTACCATTGCTCGATCTTGAGAAATGCACGCAAGCTTATGGGAAATCGGTACCACTTCGAAGCGGCCATCTTTGTGCTGGTCACACCGATGGCTCTTCCGGAAGTTGTGTA GGTGATTCAGGAGGACCATTGCAGTGTCGTCGTGCAGACGGTGTCTGGCAATTGGCAGGCGTCACCTCCTTCGGATCAGGATGTGCCAGACCAGGCTTTCCTGACGTATACACTAGGATACAGTACTACGTGAAGTGGATAAGGAAGATCATGAAGAGTCATAGCAACGATGATGACGACGACGCgcaatttttataa
- the LOC117609856 gene encoding uncharacterized protein LOC117609856, which produces MSRNNENGISLATPPAIHVGPIVNPGTNETISIVIPLSAQLATVTSQKIEKSCKDCNKDTKHSSNTVSSRPRNDKTKGCPYSGCIRYGRAFSRAHDLKRHIARHEMRKEKLSDYENMGKQQRNSKESGESIANGSTDRQQASWADNSRETNAKSYSCTHCKKKYTSELKLKAHMSSHEKVTDKNVCTLCGMGSRDEEELQEHMKQHTTTMLEAQMALEKSEAPRKDQVDKEDDFLLEEMLLLNKNPRRTAQSDKSTSNGGSKIRCDYCSKTFKTKWTLSSHVAAHEGRFQFDCGQCGKKFVRKSHYEGHVRSHEAARPYVCEQCGKTFKELKHRREHTKRKHPSNQNAIQTLLDSISPCGSEELPVDQTKFTLLMPVNFSV; this is translated from the exons ATGAGTAGAAACAACGAGAACGGTATATCCTTGGCGACACCTCCGGCGATTCACGTTGGTCCTATCGTCAATCCAGGTACCAACGAGACGATATCGATCGTGATACCGTTATCAGCACAATTAGCCACAGTTACCAGTCAAAAGATCGAGAAATCTTGCAAGGACTGCAACAAAGATACGAAACACTCGTCTAATACCGTTTCATCCCGTCCAAGAAATGACAAGACAAAGGGATGTCCTTATTCTGGTTGCATTAGGTATGGCAGAGCCTTCTCCAGAGCTCACGACCTGAAAAGACACATAGCTCGTCATGAAATGAGAAAGGAGAAGCTGTCTGATTATGAAAACATGGGCAAACAGCAACGCAATAGTAAGGAGAGCGGGGAAAGTATAGCAAACGGATCGACCGATAGGCAACAGGCAAGTTGGGCCGATAATTCGCGTGAAACCAATGCCAAGTCCTACTCTTGCACGCATTGTAAGAAGAAGTACACCAGCGAGTTGAAGCTGAAGGCTCATATGAGCTCGCATGAGAAG GTGACTGACAAGAACGTGTGCACACTTTGTGGAATGGGCTCTCGTGACGAAGAGGAACTGCAGGAGCATATGAAGCAACACACGACTACTATGTTGGAGGCTCAGATGGCTCTAGAAAAAAGTGAAGCACCAAGGAAGGATCAAGTGGACAAAGAAGACGACTTCCTGCTAGAGGAGATGCTGCTTCTTAATAAAAATCCAAGGAGGACTGCACAGTCTGATAAGAGTACCTCAAATGGAGGGTCCAAGATCAGATGCGACTATTGTTCAAAGACGTTCAAGACCAAGTGGACGCTCAGCTCGCACGTAGCAGCCCACGAGGGTCGTTTCCAGTTCGACTGTGGCCAATGTGGCAAAAAATTCGTCCGGAAGAGTCATTATGAAGGTCACGTGAGATCTCATGAAGCTGCTAGACCCTACGTCTGCGAACAATGCGGGAAGACGTTCAAGGAACTGAAGCACAGGAGGGAACATACCAAGAGGAAGCATCCTTCGAATCAGAATGCTATACAGACCCTTTTGGACAGCATCAGTCCTTGTGGATCCGAGGAGTTGCCAGTCGACCAGACCAAGTTCACGCTTCTGATGCCAGTCAATTTTTCAGTGTAA
- the LOC117609852 gene encoding uncharacterized protein LOC117609852, whose protein sequence is MNVNKRPKLPATRCEHQEEPLKDIEKSSFMEQNQAHMLDTLPPEVLEMILRPLPLHDVATSVRLVSRHCSTVAATVLNGAFLAAGTRLETLTKRIEGTLKTVKTNQELLARSKALNALELIRTQYKMLRAVTWRYTHPPTNQQRFPRLCFYAGSLLDNLNELLGRIGKLHSSIVNPRTPDSSMACFTAACKRFMNFFEKVSERRVNRSALISGCKVVDVLDCLIEGRQVLSFKVMPHKTGTRRTINMKLRYMMKRAWFTCLEVTKNAEENSWRDEQRFMYLRLRRLVGSVNEHLFENLHYEHELTLQIPLILPLRPPPASTYSGYGEYGGQFFYYGNMNKYAYESKFMNTASSANVTVETEQRARGPSSLDLVIEIELKCTSELAPLAVRTVLKSDEFESYEAKTYRNQQMYLKMSITCPASIANRLPGIFVWELRTPRRARQNS, encoded by the exons ATGAACGTGAACAAGCGACCAAAGTTGCCGGCTACAAGATGCGAACATCAAGAGGAACCACTAAAGGATATCGAAAAGTCATCGTTCATGGAACAGAACCAAGCTCACATGTTGGATACACTTCCACCGGAAGTACTGGAAATGATACTGCGGCCGTTGCCCCTTCACGATGTGGCCACCTCTGTACGCTTAGTCTCCAG ACACTGCTCGACAGTTGCAGCTACAGTTCTAAATGGCGCCTTTCTCGCAGCTGGTACAAGGCTAGAGACCCTGACAAAACGTATCGAGGGTACCCTGAAAACCGTGAAAACAAATCAGGAACTACTGGCTCGTAGCAAAGCTTTGAACGCTTTAGAACTGATCAGGACGCAATACAAGATGCTACGTGCTGTCACGTGGAGATATACTCATCCACCGACGAACCAACAGAGGTTTCCAAGGCTGTGCTTTTACGCCGGAAGTCTGCTGGACAATCTGAACGAACTTCTCGGTCGAATTGGCAAACTTCATTCATCCATTGTCAATCCTCGTACACCTGACTCGAGCATGGCCTGCTTCACAGCCGCCTGTAAGCGGTTCATGAACTTTTttgaaaaggtctctgaacgccGGGTGAACAG ATCGGCTTTAATCTCTGGCTGCAAAGTCGTAGACGTTCTGGACTGCCTCATCGAAGGTCGACAGGTGCTATCTTTCAAAGTGATGCCGCACAAAACAGGCACGAGACGTACCATCAATATGAAATTAAGATACATGATGAAACGTGCTTGGTTTACATGTTTGGAAGTGACGAAGAACGCGGAGGAGAACTCCTGGAGGGACGAGCAACGTTTTATGTACCTCAGGCTACGACGTTTGGTGGGCAGTGTGAACGAGCACCTCTTCGAGAATTTGCATTACGAACATGAATTGACGTTACAG ATACCTCTGATTCTTCCTTTAAGACCACCTCCTGCTTCCACCTATTCAGGATATGGAGAATATGGTGGTCAGTTTTTTTACTATGGGAACATGAATAAATACGCATACGAGAGTAAATTTATGAATACGGCCAGCTCAGCAAATGTTACCGTTGAAACCGAACAAAGGGCACGGGGACCATCGTCTTTGGACTTGGTGATCGAGATTGAATTAAAATGCACATCGGAATTAGCACCACTCGCAGTTAGAACAGTCTTAAAATCGGACGAGTTTGAAAGTTACGAAGCGAAAACGTACAGAAATCAACAGATGTACTTGAAAATGAGCATCACGTGTCCTGCATCGATAGCTAATAGACTACCCGGTATCTTTGTGTGGGAATTACGTACCCCACGACGTGCACGTCAAAATTCGTGA
- the mRpL39 gene encoding mitochondrial ribosomal protein L39 isoform X1, whose amino-acid sequence MFQRCKSLCLSPNIQSRYQSILSRAKAKDRRNLLFEEEKKKQRAAVGRIEKIEVKYQSPVEEVILIMNKCISTPADCAKHVSEGVSKVAALALVDGSPWDMQKPLTSNCELKFLNLLSPENRIVNTAFWRTCSFLLGAIVDSAFQSDIKVHLHSFPVPIIKSGSFIYDVYLELSDWKPTDQEMRALSAEYIKLLNLELPIERIVTTENVAIDMFQDNPFKSEQIPDIAKSNNNEVTLYRVGNHIDISKGPMIGNTSLIGRCTIAAVHKVPDKENLYRFQGVALPKGVLLNQFAYGILEKRARKLNTTTWSFLSNETEDEDVAEISAKN is encoded by the exons ATGTTTCAAAG GTGTAAAAGTTTGTGTCTATCGCCAAACATACAATCAAGATACCAAAGTATACTATCAAGAGCCAAAGCCAAGGATAGAAGAAATTTACTTTTTgaggaggaaaagaagaaacaaagagCTGCAGTAGGAAGAATTGAAAAAATAGAAGTTAAATATCAATCTCCAGTAGAAGAAGTTATTCTTATAATGAACAAATGTATATCAACCCCTGCTGATTGTGCAAAACATGTTTCTGAGGGTGTATCTAAAGTAGCTGCCCTTGCATTAGTCGATGGATCACCATGGGATATGCAGAAGCCTTTAACATCCAAttgtgaattaaaatttttaaatttactcaGCCCAGAGAACAGAATAGTGAACACAGCCTTTTGGCGAACTTGTTCGTTCTTGTTGGGTGCTATTGTAGATTCTGCGTTTCAATCGGATATAAAAGTTCACTTGCACAGTTTCCCAGTGCCCATCATAAAGTCAGGGAGTTTTATATATGATGTATATTTAGAACTATCTGATTGGAAACCCACTGATCAGGAAATGCGTGCATTATCTGCCGAGTATATTAAGTTATTAAATCTTGAATTACCCATTGAAAGGATAGTAACTACGGAAAACGTTGCGATCGACATGTTCCAGGATAATCCATTTAAATCCGAACAAATACCAGATATCGCGAAATCTAATAACAATGAAGTTACACTGTATAGAGTTGGAAATCACATAGACATTAGTAAAGGGCCAATGATAGGCAATACGTCGTTAATAGGACGTTGTACGATCGCTGCCGTTCATAAAGTACCAGATAAAGAAAATCTTTATAGATTTCAAGGTGTAGCACTCCCTAAAGGCGTTTTGTTGAATCAATTTGCTTATGGTATATTAGAAAAGCGCGCTAGAAAATTGAATACGACAACGTGGTCATTTTTGTCGAACGAAACTGAGGATGAGGATGTCGCGGAAATATCTGCTAAAAATTAA
- the mRpL39 gene encoding mitochondrial ribosomal protein L39 isoform X2, translating to MCKSLCLSPNIQSRYQSILSRAKAKDRRNLLFEEEKKKQRAAVGRIEKIEVKYQSPVEEVILIMNKCISTPADCAKHVSEGVSKVAALALVDGSPWDMQKPLTSNCELKFLNLLSPENRIVNTAFWRTCSFLLGAIVDSAFQSDIKVHLHSFPVPIIKSGSFIYDVYLELSDWKPTDQEMRALSAEYIKLLNLELPIERIVTTENVAIDMFQDNPFKSEQIPDIAKSNNNEVTLYRVGNHIDISKGPMIGNTSLIGRCTIAAVHKVPDKENLYRFQGVALPKGVLLNQFAYGILEKRARKLNTTTWSFLSNETEDEDVAEISAKN from the exons AT GTGTAAAAGTTTGTGTCTATCGCCAAACATACAATCAAGATACCAAAGTATACTATCAAGAGCCAAAGCCAAGGATAGAAGAAATTTACTTTTTgaggaggaaaagaagaaacaaagagCTGCAGTAGGAAGAATTGAAAAAATAGAAGTTAAATATCAATCTCCAGTAGAAGAAGTTATTCTTATAATGAACAAATGTATATCAACCCCTGCTGATTGTGCAAAACATGTTTCTGAGGGTGTATCTAAAGTAGCTGCCCTTGCATTAGTCGATGGATCACCATGGGATATGCAGAAGCCTTTAACATCCAAttgtgaattaaaatttttaaatttactcaGCCCAGAGAACAGAATAGTGAACACAGCCTTTTGGCGAACTTGTTCGTTCTTGTTGGGTGCTATTGTAGATTCTGCGTTTCAATCGGATATAAAAGTTCACTTGCACAGTTTCCCAGTGCCCATCATAAAGTCAGGGAGTTTTATATATGATGTATATTTAGAACTATCTGATTGGAAACCCACTGATCAGGAAATGCGTGCATTATCTGCCGAGTATATTAAGTTATTAAATCTTGAATTACCCATTGAAAGGATAGTAACTACGGAAAACGTTGCGATCGACATGTTCCAGGATAATCCATTTAAATCCGAACAAATACCAGATATCGCGAAATCTAATAACAATGAAGTTACACTGTATAGAGTTGGAAATCACATAGACATTAGTAAAGGGCCAATGATAGGCAATACGTCGTTAATAGGACGTTGTACGATCGCTGCCGTTCATAAAGTACCAGATAAAGAAAATCTTTATAGATTTCAAGGTGTAGCACTCCCTAAAGGCGTTTTGTTGAATCAATTTGCTTATGGTATATTAGAAAAGCGCGCTAGAAAATTGAATACGACAACGTGGTCATTTTTGTCGAACGAAACTGAGGATGAGGATGTCGCGGAAATATCTGCTAAAAATTAA
- the Polr3K gene encoding RNA polymerase III subunit K encodes MLMFCPTCGNVLRVEEALAGLRFACNTCPYVFNIARRVSNRTYPKLKEVDDVLGGSAAWENVDSTEERCPKCSHSRAYFMQIQTRSADEPMTTFYKCCNPQCCHNWRD; translated from the coding sequence ATGTTGATGTTCTGTCCGACTTGTGGTAATGTTCTACGAGTGGAAGAAGCTTTAGCAGGTTTACGTTTTGCGTGTAATACCTGCCCATATGTATTTAATATCGCAAGAAGAGTGAGTAATCGTACATATCCAAAATTGAAAGAAGTAGATGACGTACTAGGTGGAAGCGCGGCTTGGGAAAACGTGGATTCCACAGAAGAACGGTGCCCAAAGTGTTCGCATTCCCGAGCTTACTTTATGCAAATTCAAACGAGGTCTGCTGATGAACCTATGACAACGTTTTATAAGTGCTGTAATCCTCAATGTTGTCACAACTGGCGCGATTAA
- the Tcs1 gene encoding threonyl-carbamoyl synthesis 1 gives MVSVESLGPMKSLLNSTSNEVKELNNSSKHWNCRGRRSIATAATLLQKDFILAIPTDTIYGLAGIASHNESIKKLYEIKKRDENKPLSISVSSVTDIKRWGVTDHLPPDLLPTILPGPYTIILKRTPALNPALNPNLDTVGIRVPNFHFIRCIAKVTGPLALTSANESNEPSCLYPKEFENLWPSLGGIFHDGCMYGRAYDKLRKGSTIVDLSQPDCYKVVRFGVKANQLFGILRKFGLRKEQSN, from the coding sequence ATGGTGAGCGTTGAGAGCTTGGGTCCAATGAAGTCTCTTTTAAATTCAACTTCAAATGAAGTGAAGGAATTAAATAATTCTAGTAAACATTGGAAttgtagaggaagaagaagtataGCTACAGCTGCTACATTATTACAAAAAGATTTCATTTTAGCAATTCCAACAGATACCATATATGGTCTTGCTGGTATTGCGTCACACAATGAGTCTATTAAAAAGTTATATGAAATTAAGAAACGTGACGAAAACAAACCTTTATCTATTTCTGTTAGTAGTGTCACAGATATAAAAAGATGGGGTGTTACAGATCATTTACCACCTGATTTATTACCCACCATATTACCTGGTCCGTATACAATCATCTTAAAACGAACACCAGCTTTAAATCCTGCTTTGAATCCAAATTTGGATACTGTAGGCATAAGAGTTCCAAATTTTCACTTTATAAGATGCATTGCAAAAGTAACCGGACCTTTAGCATTAACAAGTGCTAATGAAAGCAATGAACCAAGTTGTTTATATcctaaagaatttgaaaatttatggcCTTCGTTAGGTGGAATATTTCATGACGGTTGCATGTATGGTAGAGCATATGATAAATTAAGAAAAGGATCTACAATAGTTGATTTGTCTCAACCAGATTGTTACAAAGTTGTACGTTTTGGAGTTAAAGCAAATCAACTTTTTGGTATCTTACGAAAATTCGGGTTAAGAAAGGAACAATCTAATTAA